A window of Perognathus longimembris pacificus isolate PPM17 chromosome 6, ASM2315922v1, whole genome shotgun sequence contains these coding sequences:
- the Pcna gene encoding proliferating cell nuclear antigen — protein MFEARLVQGSILKKVLEALKDLINEACWDISSGGVNLQSMDSSHVSLVQLTLRSEGFDTYRCDRNLAMGVNLTSMSKILKCAGNEDIITLRAEDNADTLALVFEAPNQEKVSDYEMKLMDLDVEQLGIPEQEYSCVIKMPSGEFARICRDLSHIGDAVVISCAKDGVKFSASGELGNGNIKLSQTSTVDKEEEAVAIEMNEPVQLTFALRYLNFFTKATPLSPTVTLSMSADVPLVVEYKIADMGHLKYYLAPKIEDEEGS, from the exons ATGTTCGAGGCACGCTTGGTCCAGGGCTCCATCCTGAAGAAGGTGCTGGAGGCGCTCAAAGACCTCATCAACGAGGCCTGCTGGGACATCAGCTCCGGGGGCGTGAACCTCCAGAGCATGGACTCGTCACACGTCTCCTTGGTGCAGCTCACCCTGCGCTCCGAAGGCTTCGACACGTATCGCTGCGACCGCAACCTGGCCATGGGCGTGAACCTCACCAG CATgtccaaaatattaaaatgtgctGGCAATGAAGACATCATTACACTAAGGGCTGAAGATAATGCAGACACATTGGCACTAGTGTTTGAAGCACCAA ATCAAGAGAAAGTTTCAGACTATGAAATGAAGCTAATGGACTTAGATGTTGAACAACTTGGAATTCCA gaacaAGAGTACAGCTGTGTGATAAAGATGCCTTCTGGTGAATTTGCACGTATATGCCGAGACCTCAGTCATATTGGAGATGCTGTTGTAATATCCTGTGCAAAAGATGGAGTGAAATTTTCTGCAAGTGGAGAACTTGGAAATGGAAATATTAAGTTGTCACAAACAAGTACTGTTGATAAAGAGGAGGAAGCT GTTGCCATAGAGATGAACGAGCCAGTTCAGCTAACTTTTGCACTGAGGTATCTGAACTTCTTTACAAAAGCCACTCCACTCTCTCCTACAGTGACACTCAGTATGTCTGCTGATGTACCTCTTG TTGTGGAGTATAAAATTGCTGACATGGGACATTTGAAGTACTATTTGGCTCCCAAGATTGAGGACGAAGAAGGATCTTAA